From Candidatus Poribacteria bacterium, one genomic window encodes:
- a CDS encoding ATP-binding protein produces the protein MNIRTQLTLRYIGIMLLVLLAIYIFLGTMLKDSMSDRITSELEVQAALTREFFIEKLPAEGDFTYDAIDPLVDRLGKTGKARVTFIGVDGTVWGDTERDGQALRGMDNHLARPEVQDALKNGRGILDRYSDTTQTEFRYFAMPIYRNTHTENASNGEVSLIGICRVALPMEAVNTAIGNLRRTALIASVAGLVLAIVFSVFSTGAIIKPIEKLTQMTKSLAAGNINSRVPVDSQNELGQLTENFNVMADRVQEQIDKISEEHRRSETILTNMGEGVLLVDGASEITYANTMAVTMLELPDDYIGKALIEINRIPELQALLKKAEQTETVAFAEIQLGNLYEPEAEVTVVPVSAGQEYIIVIHDVTKERQLERIRADFVANVSHELRTPLTTIRGYAETLLSEDTVRTKTGEQFLVKILNHSARLSKLVSELLELSRLELGDRELRRSPCHLNAFYEPILDLFEPLLEESRLVLKWEIPEELPKVNVDQQLFMQVFVNLIDNAIKYTPDGGTITISAETDTSNVLEGLNITSEEVLVHVQDTGIGIPLESQSRVFERFYRVDKGRAQEMGGTGLGLAIVKHIVLRHRGRIWLDSILGQGSVFHVAVPLQG, from the coding sequence ATGAACATCCGTACACAATTGACACTCAGGTACATAGGTATTATGCTTTTAGTGTTGCTCGCTATATATATCTTTCTTGGAACGATGCTCAAGGATTCCATGAGCGATCGAATTACCAGTGAATTGGAAGTTCAAGCAGCATTAACCCGGGAATTTTTCATCGAAAAACTTCCTGCTGAGGGTGACTTTACTTATGATGCGATAGACCCCCTCGTGGATAGACTCGGAAAGACGGGTAAAGCACGAGTAACCTTCATCGGCGTAGATGGAACTGTCTGGGGCGATACAGAACGAGATGGACAAGCGTTACGAGGGATGGACAACCATCTCGCACGTCCAGAGGTCCAAGACGCACTTAAAAATGGAAGAGGCATTCTGGATCGATACAGCGACACAACACAGACAGAATTTCGTTATTTCGCGATGCCAATATATCGCAATACTCACACTGAAAACGCTTCAAATGGAGAAGTTTCCTTGATTGGTATTTGTCGCGTCGCACTTCCGATGGAAGCCGTCAACACAGCAATCGGTAACCTCCGACGAACGGCACTCATCGCGAGCGTGGCGGGATTGGTTCTTGCAATTGTATTCAGTGTTTTTAGCACGGGTGCCATTATAAAGCCGATTGAGAAACTAACGCAGATGACAAAATCCCTCGCTGCTGGCAACATAAATTCGCGTGTTCCCGTCGATTCACAAAACGAATTGGGACAGCTCACGGAGAATTTTAACGTGATGGCAGATAGGGTACAGGAACAGATCGACAAAATTTCTGAAGAACACCGACGCTCCGAGACCATCCTAACGAACATGGGCGAAGGTGTGCTACTCGTGGATGGGGCATCCGAGATTACCTACGCTAACACAATGGCTGTCACTATGCTGGAACTCCCAGACGACTATATTGGCAAAGCATTGATTGAAATCAACCGTATCCCCGAACTACAAGCCCTCCTGAAAAAAGCAGAACAGACAGAAACTGTAGCGTTTGCAGAAATCCAACTCGGTAACCTATATGAACCGGAAGCAGAGGTAACGGTTGTGCCTGTTTCCGCCGGTCAAGAGTACATCATCGTTATCCATGATGTTACGAAGGAACGGCAATTGGAACGTATCCGTGCTGACTTTGTAGCGAATGTGTCGCATGAACTTCGCACACCCCTCACAACAATCCGAGGGTACGCCGAAACGTTACTGAGTGAAGATACCGTTCGGACAAAGACGGGTGAACAGTTTCTCGTGAAAATTCTCAATCACTCCGCTCGCCTCTCAAAATTAGTTTCCGAGCTGCTGGAACTCTCTCGACTGGAGTTGGGTGACAGAGAATTGAGACGCTCACCTTGTCATCTCAATGCTTTCTATGAACCAATTTTAGACTTGTTTGAACCGCTATTAGAAGAGTCCAGACTGGTTCTAAAATGGGAGATCCCTGAAGAACTTCCGAAGGTTAACGTGGACCAACAACTTTTCATGCAGGTTTTCGTAAATCTGATTGACAACGCGATTAAATACACGCCAGATGGTGGAACAATTACGATTTCGGCAGAAACTGACACGAGTAACGTCCTTGAAGGACTCAATATAACCTCGGAAGAAGTCCTCGTGCATGTCCAAGACACAGGGATCGGCATCCCGCTGGAATCGCAATCTCGCGTGTTTGAGCGGTTCTACCGAGTAGACAAGGGACGCGCCCAAGAGATGGGCGGCACCGGGTTAGGTCTG